One region of Pseudomonas glycinae genomic DNA includes:
- the katG gene encoding catalase/peroxidase HPI encodes MANESKCPFNHAAGGGTTNRDWWPNQLNLKILSQHSPASDPMGKDFDYAKAFKSLDFQALKRDLTALMTDSQEWWPADFGHYGPLFIRMAWHSAGTYRTADGRGGAGSGQQRFAPLNSWPDNVSLDKARRLLWPIKQKYGRNISWADLIVLTGNVALESMGFKTFGFSGGRADVWEPDEDVYWGSENKWLGGDNRYGKDPESMQPPGEGTLVAEPAEHGNEESRTNQGERNLENPLAAVQMGLIYVNPEGPEGNPDPVASAKDIRETFGRMAMNDEETVALIAGGHAFGKTHGAGPADNVGPEPEAAGLEEQGLGWKNSFGTGKGADTITSGLEVTWTTTPTKWSNNYLENLFGFEWELTKSPAGAHQWKPKNGAGAGTIPHAHDPNKRIDPTMLTSDLALRFDPAYEKISRRFLANPDQLADAFARAWYKLIHRDMGPLSRYLGPELPQEELLWQDPIPEATHPLVDDSDIRALKGKVLASGLSVSELVSTAWAAASTFRGSDKRGGANGGRLRLAPQKFWQANQPEQLDKVLKVLEGIQNEFNAGAAGKQLSLADLIVLAGNAGVEQAAQNAGHTVTVPFNPGRTDATQEQTDVESFGFLEPHTDGFRNYAASTYRVPAEALLIDKAQLLTLSAPEMTVLIGGLRVLDTNVGKTQHGVFTDRPGTLTNDFFRNLLDMGVEWKPTSKTEFEGRDRKTGSVKWTATRVDLVFGSNSVLRALAEVYASSDAKEQFVTDFVAAWAKVMDLDRFDLRQ; translated from the coding sequence ATGGCAAATGAATCGAAATGCCCGTTCAATCACGCCGCCGGCGGTGGCACGACGAACCGCGATTGGTGGCCGAATCAACTGAACCTGAAAATCCTGAGTCAGCACTCGCCCGCATCCGATCCGATGGGCAAGGACTTCGACTACGCCAAGGCTTTCAAAAGCCTTGATTTCCAGGCCCTCAAACGCGATCTGACGGCGCTGATGACCGACTCCCAGGAGTGGTGGCCAGCGGACTTCGGCCACTACGGCCCGCTCTTCATCCGCATGGCCTGGCACAGCGCCGGCACCTATCGCACCGCTGACGGCCGGGGTGGCGCCGGCTCCGGCCAGCAACGCTTCGCCCCGCTCAACAGCTGGCCGGACAACGTCAGCCTCGACAAGGCCCGCCGCCTGCTGTGGCCGATCAAGCAAAAGTATGGCCGCAACATTTCCTGGGCCGACCTGATCGTTCTCACCGGCAACGTCGCGCTGGAATCCATGGGCTTCAAGACCTTCGGTTTCTCCGGTGGCCGCGCGGACGTCTGGGAACCGGACGAAGACGTGTACTGGGGCTCGGAAAACAAATGGCTGGGCGGCGACAACCGTTACGGCAAGGATCCGGAATCCATGCAGCCGCCGGGCGAAGGCACGCTGGTGGCTGAACCTGCCGAACACGGCAATGAAGAGAGCCGCACCAATCAGGGCGAACGCAATCTCGAGAACCCGCTCGCCGCCGTGCAGATGGGCCTGATCTACGTGAACCCGGAAGGCCCCGAAGGCAATCCCGACCCGGTGGCCTCGGCCAAGGACATCCGCGAAACCTTCGGCCGCATGGCCATGAACGACGAGGAAACCGTCGCCCTGATCGCCGGTGGTCACGCCTTCGGCAAGACTCACGGCGCAGGCCCCGCCGATAACGTCGGCCCGGAACCGGAAGCCGCCGGCCTCGAAGAACAAGGCCTGGGCTGGAAAAACAGCTTCGGCACCGGCAAAGGCGCCGATACCATCACCAGCGGCCTGGAAGTGACCTGGACCACCACCCCGACCAAGTGGAGCAACAACTACCTGGAAAACCTGTTCGGCTTCGAGTGGGAACTGACCAAGAGCCCCGCCGGCGCCCATCAGTGGAAACCGAAAAACGGCGCCGGCGCTGGCACCATTCCGCACGCCCACGACCCGAACAAACGCATCGACCCGACCATGCTCACTTCCGACCTGGCCCTGCGTTTCGACCCGGCCTACGAGAAGATTTCGCGGCGCTTCCTGGCCAATCCCGATCAACTGGCGGACGCCTTCGCCCGCGCCTGGTACAAGCTGATTCACCGTGACATGGGCCCGCTGTCGCGCTACCTCGGCCCGGAATTGCCCCAGGAAGAACTGCTGTGGCAAGACCCGATTCCCGAGGCCACGCATCCACTGGTGGACGACAGCGATATCAGGGCGCTGAAAGGCAAGGTACTGGCGTCGGGGCTGTCCGTTTCGGAACTGGTTTCCACTGCCTGGGCGGCCGCATCGACCTTCCGGGGTTCGGACAAACGCGGCGGCGCCAATGGCGGGCGCCTGCGTCTGGCACCGCAGAAATTCTGGCAGGCCAACCAGCCGGAGCAACTGGACAAGGTATTGAAAGTCCTCGAAGGCATTCAGAACGAGTTCAACGCCGGGGCGGCAGGCAAGCAACTCTCGCTGGCGGACCTGATCGTGCTGGCCGGTAATGCCGGGGTCGAACAAGCGGCGCAAAACGCCGGGCACACGGTGACCGTGCCGTTCAACCCGGGGCGCACCGATGCGACTCAGGAGCAGACCGATGTCGAGTCGTTCGGCTTCCTTGAACCGCACACCGACGGCTTCCGCAACTACGCGGCCAGCACTTATCGCGTGCCGGCCGAAGCGTTGCTGATCGACAAGGCGCAACTGCTGACGCTTTCGGCGCCGGAAATGACCGTGTTGATCGGCGGCCTGCGCGTGCTGGACACCAACGTCGGCAAGACCCAGCACGGCGTGTTCACCGACAGACCCGGCACCTTGACCAACGACTTCTTTCGCAATCTGCTGGACATGGGTGTGGAATGGAAACCAACGTCCAAAACCGAGTTCGAAGGCCGCGACCGTAAAACCGGCAGCGTGAAGTGGACGGCGACCCGGGTCGATCTGGTGTTCGGCTCCAACTCGGTGCTGCGGGCGCTGGCCGAGGTATACGCCAGTTCCGATGCGAAGGAACAGTTCGTCACGGACTTCGTTGCAGCTTGGGCGAAGGTGATGGATCTGGATCGGTTTGATCTGCGCCAATAA
- a CDS encoding LTA synthase family protein encodes MSALFQRLRRLDARLLSLVFMVLIVPVCLRAALGWSSLFGYLSDLAIGSLLLVLLHRRPWWLALPVLLFWGLLAVATAELVSAVGRLPTVADLHYLIDPQFVENSTGGGFAHPGVAVALLVALALWLLSHWTRRATPVRALPRTAWATPVLLFCAYWGAQHLNPSDADPWRLYNLPHQLLAAQVADMQMQAEEWLDGDTQVAPPPMAGLTDVDLNGHPLLAAKGQARNVLIVALEGIPGAYIGANRQAIGSHYQEDLMPNLSRWAERGMNTPDYVLHTHQTIRGLYAMLCGDYDKLDNGTPKGVEMLTQHERNQACLPAQLRQHGFATHYLQGAGLRFMAKDKIMPHIGFDATHGLEWFTNANYLEFPWGKDDKAFFEGALKYVGDLKKQKQPWMLTLLTVGTHQPYSAPEEYLQRYDTPKQAAVGYLDDALEQFLSGLERQGVLKDTLVVITSDESHGIDGVRLASSWGFNLTLAPEQAQLPRLNAGVYGHVDLSASILDYFDFPVPSALSGRSLFRDYDSGREIMSFTNGKLRYHDGRGLLTECDMPRRCRNYASEGFIAESATFKGNASGQNARDIAARASALDLSLLRTPLNQRYQFGSANVIPLQAQIKDDWADNLIGAQYLEMPKGSHTRVRLTVRSVDPQQAAYIQLKAKEFEQDVQLGLPTEMVATADQPLEMDFSFDNPQPRKAFSFHLLGYGLGAVEVSDFSVITELPGQEDMLDETPADETAQSS; translated from the coding sequence GTGAGCGCTCTTTTTCAACGGCTGCGGCGCCTGGATGCCCGCCTTCTTTCTCTGGTTTTCATGGTACTGATCGTGCCGGTGTGCCTTCGCGCGGCGCTCGGCTGGTCGAGCTTGTTCGGTTACCTCTCGGATCTGGCCATCGGCAGTCTGCTGTTGGTTTTGTTGCATCGCCGTCCCTGGTGGCTGGCGCTGCCGGTGCTGCTGTTCTGGGGATTGCTGGCGGTGGCGACCGCTGAACTGGTCAGCGCAGTCGGCCGCCTGCCGACCGTGGCAGACCTGCATTACCTGATCGACCCGCAGTTCGTGGAAAACTCCACCGGCGGCGGCTTCGCCCATCCCGGCGTGGCGGTTGCGCTGCTGGTGGCCTTGGCCCTGTGGCTGCTCAGTCATTGGACTCGACGTGCAACACCGGTTCGCGCTCTGCCCCGCACAGCCTGGGCGACGCCGGTGCTGCTGTTCTGCGCGTACTGGGGGGCGCAGCACCTGAACCCGAGCGATGCCGACCCATGGCGTCTGTACAACCTGCCGCACCAACTGCTCGCCGCGCAGGTCGCCGACATGCAGATGCAGGCCGAAGAATGGCTGGACGGCGACACTCAGGTTGCTCCCCCACCGATGGCCGGCCTCACCGATGTCGATCTGAACGGTCATCCGCTGCTGGCGGCCAAGGGCCAGGCGCGCAATGTCCTGATCGTCGCGCTCGAAGGCATTCCCGGCGCCTACATCGGCGCCAATCGCCAGGCCATTGGCAGCCATTATCAGGAAGACCTGATGCCTAACCTCAGCCGCTGGGCCGAGCGCGGCATGAACACCCCGGATTACGTGCTGCACACCCACCAGACCATTCGCGGTCTGTACGCCATGCTCTGCGGCGATTACGACAAGCTCGACAACGGCACGCCCAAAGGCGTGGAAATGCTGACCCAGCACGAGCGCAATCAGGCCTGCCTGCCGGCCCAGTTGCGTCAGCACGGTTTTGCCACTCACTACCTGCAAGGCGCAGGGCTGCGGTTTATGGCCAAAGACAAGATCATGCCGCACATCGGGTTCGATGCGACCCATGGCCTGGAATGGTTCACCAACGCCAACTACCTGGAATTCCCGTGGGGCAAGGATGACAAGGCGTTCTTCGAAGGCGCGCTGAAATACGTCGGCGACCTGAAAAAGCAGAAACAGCCGTGGATGCTCACGCTGCTGACCGTCGGCACCCACCAGCCCTACTCCGCGCCGGAGGAATACCTGCAACGCTACGACACACCCAAGCAAGCCGCCGTCGGTTATCTGGACGATGCGCTGGAACAGTTTCTCAGTGGCCTCGAACGCCAGGGCGTGCTGAAAGACACGCTGGTGGTCATCACCTCGGACGAATCCCACGGCATCGATGGCGTCCGTCTCGCGTCGTCCTGGGGCTTCAACCTGACCCTCGCGCCAGAGCAGGCGCAACTGCCGCGCCTGAACGCCGGGGTCTACGGTCACGTCGACCTGAGCGCGTCGATTCTGGATTACTTCGACTTTCCGGTACCCTCCGCCCTCAGCGGTCGCTCGCTGTTTCGCGATTACGATTCTGGCCGCGAAATCATGTCGTTCACCAACGGCAAGCTGCGTTATCACGACGGTCGCGGCCTCCTGACCGAATGCGACATGCCACGCCGTTGCCGCAATTACGCCAGTGAAGGATTCATCGCCGAAAGCGCCACGTTCAAGGGCAACGCCAGCGGCCAGAATGCCCGGGACATCGCCGCCCGCGCCTCCGCCCTGGACCTGTCGCTGCTGCGCACCCCGCTCAACCAGCGCTATCAGTTCGGCAGCGCCAACGTCATCCCGCTGCAAGCGCAGATCAAGGACGACTGGGCCGACAACCTGATCGGCGCGCAATACCTGGAAATGCCTAAGGGCTCCCACACCCGCGTGCGCCTGACCGTGCGTTCGGTGGATCCGCAGCAGGCGGCGTACATTCAGCTCAAGGCCAAGGAGTTCGAGCAGGACGTGCAACTGGGCCTGCCGACCGAGATGGTCGCCACGGCGGATCAGCCGCTGGAAATGGACTTCAGCTTCGACAACCCGCAACCGCGCAAGGCGTTCTCGTTCCACTTGTTGGGGTATGGGCTGGGCGCGGTGGAAGTCAGTGACTTCAGCGTGATCACCGAACTGCCGGGGCAGGAAGATATGCTGGATGAAACGCCGGCTGACGAGACGGCGCAATCCAGTTGA
- a CDS encoding ABC transporter substrate-binding protein has protein sequence MTLPFKRSALTLLAASLAGALLGNTAQAEGKISIAQQFGIGYLILDVVRDQQLIEKHGKAQGLDIKVDWNSISGATAMNEALLTGSLDVVSAGVPPMLTVWDRTKGKQNVKAIASLGSMPNYLLTNNPNVKTLKDFSDKDRIAVPAAGVGFQSRTLQIETAKEFGNDHYKEFDDISVSLPHPDATAALIAGGSEINAHFSSPPFQYQALQNPNVHKVLSSYDVLGGQATFNVLYTTEKFHDENPKTYKAFYDALVEAEKIIKADKPAAAQAYIRVEQSKLPLALVEKIVTDPEIDFTVVPQRTFIYAEKLQELGVLKNKADSWKDYFFEEAHGGAGS, from the coding sequence ATGACCCTACCGTTCAAACGTTCTGCACTGACGCTGCTGGCGGCCTCGCTGGCCGGCGCGTTGCTCGGCAACACTGCGCAAGCCGAAGGCAAGATCAGCATCGCCCAGCAATTCGGCATCGGTTATCTGATTCTGGATGTGGTGCGCGATCAGCAATTGATCGAGAAACACGGCAAGGCTCAGGGTCTGGACATCAAGGTCGACTGGAACAGCATTTCCGGCGCCACCGCGATGAACGAAGCATTGCTCACCGGATCGCTGGACGTGGTCTCGGCGGGCGTGCCGCCGATGCTCACCGTATGGGATCGCACCAAGGGCAAGCAGAACGTCAAGGCCATCGCTTCGCTGGGCTCGATGCCCAACTACCTGCTGACCAATAACCCGAACGTGAAAACCCTCAAGGACTTCAGCGACAAGGATCGCATCGCCGTGCCGGCGGCGGGCGTGGGCTTCCAGTCACGCACGCTGCAGATCGAAACGGCCAAGGAATTCGGCAATGACCACTACAAGGAATTCGACGACATCTCCGTCAGCCTGCCGCACCCGGATGCCACGGCTGCACTGATCGCCGGCGGCTCGGAAATCAACGCGCACTTCTCCAGCCCGCCGTTTCAGTATCAGGCGTTGCAGAATCCCAACGTGCATAAAGTGTTGAGTTCCTACGATGTGCTCGGCGGTCAGGCCACGTTTAACGTGCTCTACACCACGGAAAAATTCCACGACGAAAACCCGAAAACCTACAAGGCCTTCTATGACGCCTTGGTCGAGGCCGAGAAGATCATCAAGGCCGATAAACCTGCGGCGGCTCAAGCCTACATTCGGGTTGAACAGTCGAAACTGCCGCTGGCGCTGGTTGAGAAAATCGTCACCGATCCGGAAATCGATTTCACCGTGGTGCCGCAACGCACCTTTATCTATGCAGAGAAATTGCAGGAGCTGGGCGTGCTGAAGAACAAGGCGGACAGCTGGAAGGATTATTTCTTTGAAGAGGCGCATGGCGGGGCGGGGAGTTGA
- a CDS encoding copper chaperone PCu(A)C has protein sequence MNPFLNHIKRAALGLSLLGLAFQVSAQTKVDDAWVRATVPNQSASGAFMTVTADSDSKLLSVASPAAKDVQIHEMTMKNDVMSMGPVKSVDLPAGKAVNFDPNGYHVMLMGLSAQLKEGDSVPLTLTIENAKGEKETVEVKAPVKALTMEGHDHSKMH, from the coding sequence ATGAACCCTTTTCTGAACCACATCAAACGTGCCGCACTGGGCCTGTCCCTGCTGGGACTGGCTTTCCAGGTATCGGCGCAGACCAAAGTCGACGACGCCTGGGTGCGTGCGACCGTGCCGAACCAGTCGGCGAGCGGCGCATTCATGACCGTCACCGCCGACAGCGACAGCAAGCTGCTCAGCGTTGCTTCGCCGGCGGCCAAGGACGTACAGATTCATGAGATGACCATGAAGAACGACGTGATGAGCATGGGCCCGGTGAAATCGGTCGACCTGCCAGCGGGCAAGGCCGTCAACTTCGATCCGAATGGCTACCATGTGATGCTGATGGGCCTGAGCGCTCAGTTGAAGGAAGGCGACAGCGTGCCGCTGACCCTGACTATCGAAAACGCCAAGGGCGAAAAGGAAACCGTGGAAGTGAAAGCGCCGGTCAAGGCGCTGACCATGGAAGGCCACGATCACAGCAAGATGCATTGA
- a CDS encoding SCO family protein, which yields MTALLTRRKVLAGMGVLGLGLLAGCDTRGELSYKYGKDLSDKILGRTFKLKDTEGNTVTLSSFRGLMPMIFFGFTQCPAICPTTLARAAKIKKLMGKDGDILQVVFITLDPERDTPEILDAYVKTFDPSFVALYGTLEETKATAKEFDVFYEKVPAGDTYTLSHTATSYVYDTRGTLRVGLSQSLSAQECTEDLLTVMEVC from the coding sequence ATGACGGCTTTGTTGACTCGCCGCAAGGTGCTTGCGGGAATGGGCGTGCTCGGTCTCGGCCTGCTCGCCGGTTGCGACACCCGCGGCGAACTGTCGTACAAGTACGGCAAGGATCTGAGCGACAAGATCCTCGGACGCACCTTCAAGCTCAAAGACACCGAAGGCAACACCGTGACGCTGTCGAGCTTTCGCGGCCTGATGCCGATGATCTTCTTCGGTTTCACCCAGTGCCCGGCGATCTGCCCGACGACGCTGGCCCGCGCCGCGAAAATCAAGAAGCTGATGGGCAAGGACGGCGACATCCTGCAAGTGGTGTTCATCACCCTCGACCCGGAACGCGACACGCCGGAGATCCTCGACGCCTACGTCAAGACCTTCGATCCAAGCTTCGTCGCGCTGTACGGCACCCTCGAAGAAACCAAGGCCACGGCCAAGGAATTCGACGTGTTCTACGAAAAAGTCCCGGCCGGCGACACCTATACCCTTTCCCACACCGCCACCAGTTATGTCTACGACACCCGGGGCACGTTGCGTGTGGGCCTGTCTCAATCGCTTTCTGCACAAGAGTGCACGGAAGATTTGCTTACCGTCATGGAGGTCTGCTGA
- the adeC gene encoding AdeC/AdeK/OprM family multidrug efflux complex outer membrane factor yields the protein MSRLSISLLCAALLLGGCTLIPDYQRPASPSAAQYPQGPAYAAQSPATLRLEDWRALFNDPALQQLIESALVNNRDLRVAALNVEAFQAQYRIQRADLLPAVSANANELRQRLPSSVTRTQAAITSTYSVNLGISAYELDFFGRVRSLSEQALLTWLSTEEARRSAQLTLVANVANAYLTWRADQELLALARETLAADERSLHLTTRNREAGKSSALDQIQAQTSVDSTRASLARYQRQVAQDLNSLTLLVGAPVPEHLPARPLDSDLVATVPAGLPSDLLQRRPDILQAEYKLRAANANIGAARAAFFPSVSLTANAGTSSRDLSGLFKGGSGAWTFQPQINLPIFNAGSLRASLDYAKLQKDITVAEYEKTIQTAFQEVSDGLAARQTYEQQLQAQRDLVQATQDYYDMAQHRYRSGVDSSLTFLDAQRSLFSSQQGLITDRLAQLVAQVNLYTALGGGWSPVESPPPAP from the coding sequence ATGTCCAGGTTGTCGATTTCCCTGCTGTGCGCCGCGCTGCTACTGGGCGGCTGTACGTTGATTCCCGATTACCAGCGACCGGCATCGCCGAGCGCTGCGCAGTATCCGCAAGGTCCGGCGTATGCCGCGCAATCCCCGGCCACTCTGCGCCTCGAGGACTGGCGCGCGCTGTTCAATGACCCGGCGTTGCAGCAATTGATTGAAAGCGCGCTGGTCAACAATCGCGATCTGCGGGTAGCTGCCCTGAATGTCGAGGCGTTTCAGGCGCAATACCGCATCCAGCGCGCCGACCTGCTGCCGGCGGTGTCGGCCAACGCCAACGAGCTGCGTCAGCGGCTGCCGTCCAGCGTGACTCGCACCCAAGCGGCAATCACCTCGACCTACTCGGTGAATCTGGGCATCAGCGCCTATGAACTGGACTTTTTCGGCCGGGTGCGCAGCCTCAGCGAGCAGGCGCTGCTGACCTGGCTGTCCACCGAAGAGGCGCGGCGCAGTGCGCAATTAACGCTGGTGGCCAACGTCGCCAACGCCTACCTGACCTGGCGCGCCGATCAGGAGTTGTTGGCGCTGGCTCGGGAAACGTTGGCCGCCGACGAGCGCAGCCTGCACCTGACCACTCGCAACCGCGAGGCCGGCAAGTCCTCGGCGCTGGATCAGATTCAGGCGCAGACCAGTGTCGACAGCACCCGCGCGAGCCTGGCCCGTTATCAGCGCCAGGTCGCCCAGGACTTGAACAGCCTGACGTTGCTGGTGGGCGCGCCGGTGCCCGAGCACCTGCCGGCGCGTCCGCTGGACAGTGATCTGGTGGCAACCGTGCCGGCCGGATTGCCCTCGGATCTGCTGCAACGCCGGCCGGACATTCTCCAGGCCGAATACAAGCTGCGCGCCGCCAATGCCAACATCGGCGCAGCGCGGGCGGCGTTTTTTCCGAGTGTCAGCCTGACCGCCAATGCCGGGACATCCAGCCGCGATCTGTCCGGGCTGTTCAAGGGCGGCTCCGGGGCCTGGACGTTCCAGCCGCAGATCAACCTGCCGATTTTCAACGCCGGCAGCCTGCGGGCCAGCCTGGATTACGCGAAGCTGCAAAAAGACATCACCGTCGCCGAGTACGAAAAGACCATTCAGACGGCATTCCAGGAAGTGTCCGACGGCCTCGCGGCGCGCCAGACCTACGAACAGCAACTCCAGGCCCAGCGCGATCTGGTGCAGGCGACCCAGGATTATTACGACATGGCGCAGCACCGCTATCGCAGCGGCGTCGACAGCAGCCTGACGTTCCTCGATGCCCAGCGTTCGTTGTTCAGTTCTCAGCAAGGGCTGATTACCGACCGGTTGGCGCAACTGGTGGCACAAGTGAATCTGTACACCGCGCTGGGCGGCGGCTGGAGCCCGGTCGAGTCGCCACCGCCAGCACCTTGA
- a CDS encoding helix-turn-helix transcriptional regulator, giving the protein MNLTGSLRNMENPHFYWQLGELIASTGNERFASNMFQLVDSLVPVNRVHLSEWTLDERQSSVVEIKALGSAGLPDTFPPPDPLQHPDDHPLLQQMIEMNDSLLIQLKASLQHRHPHHSVHQCNLVSRSSNRRCVISFYRPRTHRVFSLPELSFLKRLSDTLLPLIERHAHISRQVTARQLRAPQADQPQTPLQQVFDERLALGDITLSVREKEVCLGLLTGGTVPQMAEKLRVKNSSIETYLKRAAAKLGVSGRHGLAKWMAGA; this is encoded by the coding sequence ATGAATCTGACCGGCAGTCTTCGCAACATGGAAAATCCGCACTTCTACTGGCAGCTGGGGGAATTGATCGCCAGCACCGGCAACGAGCGTTTTGCCTCGAACATGTTCCAGCTGGTCGACAGCCTCGTTCCGGTCAACCGCGTCCATCTCAGTGAGTGGACCCTGGACGAACGGCAGTCCAGCGTGGTCGAGATCAAGGCGTTGGGCAGTGCGGGTTTGCCGGACACCTTTCCGCCCCCGGATCCGTTGCAGCACCCGGATGACCACCCGCTGTTGCAGCAAATGATCGAAATGAACGACTCGCTGTTGATTCAACTGAAAGCCTCGCTCCAGCATCGACACCCGCACCACAGTGTCCACCAATGCAACCTGGTATCGCGCTCGTCCAACCGCCGATGCGTCATCTCGTTCTACCGCCCCCGCACGCATCGGGTGTTTTCCCTGCCGGAACTGTCGTTCCTCAAGCGCCTGTCCGACACCCTGCTGCCCTTGATCGAACGCCACGCGCACATCAGTCGCCAAGTCACCGCCCGCCAACTCCGCGCGCCACAAGCCGATCAACCCCAGACGCCGTTGCAACAGGTGTTCGACGAGCGTCTGGCGCTGGGCGACATCACCTTGTCGGTGCGTGAGAAAGAGGTCTGTCTGGGTCTGCTGACCGGCGGCACCGTGCCGCAGATGGCGGAAAAATTGCGGGTCAAGAACAGCTCGATCGAGACCTACCTCAAGCGTGCGGCCGCCAAGCTTGGGGTCAGCGGGCGACACGGTCTGGCGAAATGGATGGCCGGGGCCTGA